In Fusarium fujikuroi IMI 58289 draft genome, chromosome FFUJ_chr02, the genomic stretch GCCTCTGTACCTGCTGCCATGACTTCGACCCCCAAGGCCCATGAGTCGATTCCTGTTCAGGCCTCGCCTCTCCGCAAGCGAAGCACCTGCGAGACTGGAGGTGTCAACAAGGCTGAATACAACACTCCTCTCCATGTTGGAGCCTTGTTCATCATCCTGTGCGTTTCGACACTTGCTTGTGCTTTCCCTATCATGGCTACCAAGTTCCCAGGTCTGAGGATCCCCACTCGTTTCTTCTTTGCTGTACGCCATTTCGGCACTGGTGTGCTGATTGCTACGGCTTTTGTCCATTTGCTCCCCACTGCTTTCATCTCCCTCGGGGACCCTTGCCTGAGCAGCTTCTGGAACCAGGACTACCCTGCCATGCCTGGTGCCATTGCTCTTGCTGCCATTTTTCTTGTCACTGTTATTGAGATGGTCTTTCACCCGTCTCGCCATGTTTCACCTGCTGAGATCACGTCTGGAACCGACAATGACGCTCGGAATTGCAACTCAAACAGTGGCGGGTGTATGGGAGGCACAGGCATGCTCCCCATCCGGGACATGGGACCTATTCGTGGACGATCGTCCAGCATTGGCCAGGGACTTTCTGTCTTGAATAGCAGAGATGAGCGATTGGAGAATctggatgaagaagcttgcgaaGATGACGACAACGCCCAATCCGGAAGAAAGAACCTCGAGGAGACGAGCCTCGAGGCTGTACAGATGCCAAGCTTGACCccagagcagcagcaacgtAAGGAGCTTCTCCAGTGCGtcttgcttgagcttggtattCTCTTCCACAGTGTCTTTATTGGCATGGCGCTCAGCGTCTCGATTGGCAACGAATTCATCATTCTGCTCATTGCCATTGTCTTTCATCGTAAGTTGACATATGATGTTGGAGGTTTTGAACTTGGACTGACACGATTGTAGAAACCTTTGAAGGGTTGGCCCTGGGCTCTCGAATCGCTTCTATCAAGTGGCCTCAGGGCAAGATGCAGCCTTGGTTCATGGCCCTTGCCTATGGATGCACGTAAGTATTGAAGCTACCATTCGTACTGTATCGTCCACTAATTGTAACATCAGTACTCCTCTGGGACAAGCCATTGGTCTTGCTACCCACACACTCTATAGCCCCAACTCGGAAACCGGCCTTATTGTCGTTGGTGTCATGAATGCCATTTCGGCCGGACTTCTCACCTTTGCCTCGctggttgagcttctttctcaGGACTTCCTCAGTGACGAGAGCTGGCGATTCCTTCGTGGCCGTAAGCGTATCTACGCTTGTCTCTTGGTATTCTTCGGGGCTTTCTTCATGAGTCTCGTGGGTGCTTGGGCCTAATCGGCCGAGTGCTTCACTCAAACCTGACTTGCGTGCTTGATGATTCAGGAATGCTACGTCAGGATAGGATTATTTTTGATCCTGGTCCTTGCCAGTTGTATGGCTGAATTCTTGGTGATTTTAGCAACCTGTTCTGCATACTTCGGTTCAGGACTCTTCCTTTatctcctcttcttggctGGTAGTGACTGGTTTATTGTAAAGCCGGATGCATTATCATCTCTGTCGAGCTTCGCTTCTGTTTCAATGGCCGTGCTG encodes the following:
- a CDS encoding related to low affininty zinc transporter, with product MICLSKADESFYQRLTWNQAPSPLAAMNTTRQDLNGISNLREHVDAGQDDGSGGTSGSLLNSHDESNQAGSHPTEPFLGSEKDAGRLSRISGLSSYLKTVDGGDDQIRLHRGTLSSCASHIWSWTVWVLSVLVVSTIISSWNSPASVPAAMTSTPKAHESIPVQASPLRKRSTCETGGVNKAEYNTPLHVGALFIILCVSTLACAFPIMATKFPGLRIPTRFFFAVRHFGTGVLIATAFVHLLPTAFISLGDPCLSSFWNQDYPAMPGAIALAAIFLVTVIEMVFHPSRHVSPAEITSGTDNDARNCNSNSGGCMGGTGMLPIRDMGPIRGRSSSIGQGLSVLNSRDERLENLDEEACEDDDNAQSGRKNLEETSLEAVQMPSLTPEQQQRKELLQCVLLELGILFHSVFIGMALSVSIGNEFIILLIAIVFHQTFEGLALGSRIASIKWPQGKMQPWFMALAYGCTTPLGQAIGLATHTLYSPNSETGLIVVGVMNAISAGLLTFASLVELLSQDFLSDESWRFLRGRKRIYACLLVFFGAFFMSLVGAWA